DNA from Hwangdonia lutea:
AACACATACGCTTTGAAGAACGTGTTCTGTTTCCTGAAATTCAGAAAATAGCGACCGAAGCACAAATGCGTCATATTGAAAAAATTCATCAACCGGAAAAATTCGAGGATAATCTGGTTGATGAATTTTGGCGATAAATTAAATTATAGTTTAAAATGGCTAAAATAAGCATCGATGAGTTGCTCTAAATTCACTAAAGATGCTTCGGGGTTTGCCGTATTATTTGATTCTTTTAAGGCTGAAATTTCATCGAGCATTGGCACCAAAACCACATGCAATTGGTCGTGTGATTCGCCTTCCATGGTGCAGTTTTTAATAATATAACTGGTTTGTTTCGAGAGGTTTTCACCTAAAGTATTATAGTCCTTGTCTTTTTCTTTTTTAAAAACCGCGATTATAGAATCCATGCTTTTAACGCCTTTATCGGTTTCTACGTTTGCAATCCACTTTTCACCGTTATTTAAAGTTAGCTCTAAATTGTCGACTCCGGACATAGCTTCAGTTTTCGTTTCATTTTTACAACTTATTGTGGTAATTAAAATGAGTACTATGGTTAAGGCTTTTGTTTTCATAAGTATAAATTTTATTTTGCTTTAAAAATCTTTCTTTTTCGATTTGAATATAATTCTCAGCACCGGAAAAACCACCCAAGCCGTTAGCATTATTGTCGATATAATCAATCCGAAATTAGTGCCAAAGAATTGCTTAAAAACAGCACCCGTATAACCTAATAATGCCGAAATATCTAGTTTTAAAAGAATGAGTGTTCTTGATAAATCGATGGGATTGAGCATGGTGCCCACCAACGATAATTTGTCTAACGGATAATCTTCAAACATAATTAAAGTCATTAAAAACAGCCCATCGTAAATCACCGCTAAAAACAACCATAATAAAATGGCGTAACCAAAACCTTTAATTTTATTTTCGTTTGATAGGGCGATGTTAAAAGCCAATGCCGTAAATATTAAAGTTAAAAAAGCGCCTGTGATGAGTAGTAGTGAAAAATCCCAAATGGCACTACTTTCAAACAAACCGTAAAACACAAACGGGATGCCCAATCCTAAAATTAAGCTCATAGAAAGTGATAGGGCCACACCTAAATATTGCCCTAAAAATATCGATGAACGTTTTAAGGGTTGTGCCAATAAAAGTTCGGTAAATTCTTTGGAATTGTAGTAGTACATCACGCCAAAAATTGTGCCGATTAATGGTACTAAAACAATAATAACATTCATTAAAGTAATGACAGCTTTTGAAAGATCGTTGTTTAAAAACAGGAGTACAATACCCAGCATTAAATAGAATGCAAAATAAACGTAACTCCAGCGGCTGCGCATGAGATCGTAAAAACTATATTTTAATATTTTAAGCATGATTTTCTGAAAGTATTGATGCGATTGCGTGTTCGAAATCGGGTTGATTGGTCTTGTTTTTTAATTCTGAAATACTGCCTTTAAAGTAAATTTTACCTTCTAATAAAAACACGATTTCATCGGAGACTTCTTCAACAAAACTCATAATGTGCGAGGTTATTAAAATGGTTTTTCCCTTGGCTTTTTCTACTTGAATTAAATTTTTTAATCGGATAAGAGAAATGGGGTCTAAGCCCGTTGTGGGTTCGTCTAAAATAATCAACGGACTATCAAACATAAAGGTTAACACGAGGTTTACTTTTTGTTTTGTGCCTCCGGAAAGGGTGCCCAGTTTTTTATCTAAAAACGGTTCTAATTTGAAGAGTTTAATTAAACGCGCATCTTCATCGGTGTGTTTGCGCAAATCTTTAATCATTTTAATTAATTCCTTTACTTTTAAATTACTCGGAAAATTGGCAATTTGCGGTAAATAATCAATTTTATGTCTGTAATCTGAATGTCGACTCACGTTTTCTCCAAGTACAGATATGTTGCCTTTATTGGGTATAACCATGCCCAAAATAGATTTTATCAATGTGGTTTTACCAGAGCCATTAGGACCCAGAACAGCAAAAATACCGCCTTCGCTAATCTCTAAATCAAG
Protein-coding regions in this window:
- a CDS encoding ABC transporter ATP-binding protein; amino-acid sequence: MVSIQNLHKKFGKNQVLSALDLEISEGGIFAVLGPNGSGKTTLIKSILGMVIPNKGNISVLGENVSRHSDYRHKIDYLPQIANFPSNLKVKELIKMIKDLRKHTDEDARLIKLFKLEPFLDKKLGTLSGGTKQKVNLVLTFMFDSPLIILDEPTTGLDPISLIRLKNLIQVEKAKGKTILITSHIMSFVEEVSDEIVFLLEGKIYFKGSISELKNKTNQPDFEHAIASILSENHA
- a CDS encoding ABC transporter permease — its product is MLKILKYSFYDLMRSRWSYVYFAFYLMLGIVLLFLNNDLSKAVITLMNVIIVLVPLIGTIFGVMYYYNSKEFTELLLAQPLKRSSIFLGQYLGVALSLSMSLILGLGIPFVFYGLFESSAIWDFSLLLITGAFLTLIFTALAFNIALSNENKIKGFGYAILLWLFLAVIYDGLFLMTLIMFEDYPLDKLSLVGTMLNPIDLSRTLILLKLDISALLGYTGAVFKQFFGTNFGLIISTIMLTAWVVFPVLRIIFKSKKKDF